The Devosia sp. MC521 genome has a segment encoding these proteins:
- a CDS encoding ROK family protein, whose protein sequence is MSLSGFAVDLGGTKIAAARIEDGRVAVKVQDMTDPAAGLHAQIDKMADLLRGIGHSEGQPVGVAVAGRVDHQGNWHAVNTKTLSAITAAPLGALLGERFGHKSCAINDAAAAAVAEAKLGAGQGAYNFAYITVSTGVGGGLVLGGKLVESSNGLAGHVGFVSSPYGSARCGSGRVGTVESIAGGKALAAAAGLADAKAVFESGEHEGVIALAAASVGTLITDLTSILGLDRVAIGGSIGLAPGFLDRVKSQVAAEPELFRTEICAAALGHDSGLLGALMHCQDKS, encoded by the coding sequence ATGAGCCTAAGCGGGTTCGCGGTTGATCTGGGCGGCACTAAGATCGCAGCAGCGCGCATTGAAGACGGTCGCGTGGCCGTAAAAGTGCAGGATATGACAGATCCCGCTGCGGGTCTGCACGCGCAAATAGATAAGATGGCGGACCTGTTGAGAGGCATCGGTCATTCAGAAGGTCAGCCTGTTGGTGTCGCTGTCGCAGGGCGCGTTGATCACCAAGGCAATTGGCACGCGGTTAATACCAAAACTCTCAGTGCAATTACGGCGGCGCCGTTGGGCGCCTTGCTCGGCGAGCGCTTTGGCCACAAAAGCTGCGCAATAAATGATGCGGCGGCGGCGGCAGTTGCTGAAGCGAAGTTGGGGGCTGGGCAGGGGGCGTACAATTTTGCTTATATCACAGTGTCTACTGGCGTTGGCGGCGGCCTTGTCCTCGGTGGGAAGCTTGTCGAAAGCTCTAACGGCCTTGCCGGCCACGTTGGTTTCGTCTCATCGCCGTATGGCTCAGCGCGTTGCGGTTCCGGGCGTGTAGGAACTGTTGAGAGCATTGCCGGTGGTAAGGCTTTAGCCGCGGCGGCTGGGCTTGCAGATGCGAAAGCGGTTTTTGAAAGTGGCGAGCATGAAGGCGTTATCGCGCTCGCCGCTGCTAGCGTCGGCACACTGATAACGGATCTCACTTCAATTTTGGGGTTGGACCGCGTTGCCATCGGCGGAAGCATCGGCTTGGCACCAGGATTTCTCGATCGGGTGAAAAGTCAGGTTGCCGCTGAGCCGGAGCTGTTCCGCACCGAGATTTGTGCTGCTGCACTAGGGCACGACAGTGGGCTGCTCGGAGCATTGATGCATTGCCAAGACAAGTCGTGA
- a CDS encoding ABC transporter permease: MLNVLNLIGRRLLQLPIMILGITFLVFFVMSFSGVDPAITALGEGASMEARAAYRLQHGLDEPLLSRYIDFLFGMIQGDLGTYSARQLPVIDEVARAFPITLQLTFLGLITAVFFSLLLGVIAAIYRDRWPDQLIRVFSIASLSTPSFWLAVLLIQALGHKVGLISLLPTSGRLPDMFDNFGGWFLRMLLPSVALAVPVVGQLSRVVRTAVVEELDKDYVRTALGAGIPRHVVVGRNVLRNALITPITVLGLRIGYLMGGAVIIEIIFNINGMGMLILNGVSNNEPNLVQGVTLTVAVAFIVINVVVDLLYVLVNPRIRDI, translated from the coding sequence ATGCTAAACGTGCTCAATCTGATCGGTCGCCGCTTACTGCAATTGCCGATCATGATCCTAGGGATCACCTTCCTCGTCTTTTTCGTCATGTCCTTTTCGGGCGTAGATCCAGCGATCACCGCGCTGGGCGAGGGCGCATCGATGGAGGCGCGCGCTGCCTATCGGTTGCAGCATGGGCTCGATGAGCCGTTATTGTCCCGCTACATCGATTTCCTTTTCGGCATGATCCAGGGTGATCTGGGCACGTACTCTGCGCGCCAGTTGCCAGTGATTGACGAAGTTGCTCGCGCCTTTCCAATCACGCTGCAGCTGACCTTCCTTGGGTTGATAACTGCAGTCTTCTTCTCGCTATTGCTCGGTGTGATCGCTGCGATTTATCGCGATCGTTGGCCTGACCAGCTTATCCGTGTCTTCTCGATTGCGTCGCTGTCCACCCCCAGCTTCTGGCTTGCTGTTCTTCTTATCCAAGCGCTTGGGCACAAAGTCGGTTTGATTTCTCTCCTTCCGACATCTGGCCGATTGCCAGACATGTTTGACAATTTCGGCGGTTGGTTCCTCCGCATGTTGCTGCCTTCTGTGGCGCTTGCTGTGCCTGTTGTCGGCCAGTTGTCACGTGTTGTCCGCACTGCCGTTGTTGAAGAGCTCGACAAGGACTACGTCCGCACAGCTCTCGGGGCTGGCATTCCGCGACATGTCGTTGTCGGTCGTAATGTTCTGCGCAACGCGCTTATTACACCGATCACCGTTTTGGGGCTCCGCATCGGCTATCTTATGGGCGGTGCCGTCATCATCGAGATCATCTTTAACATCAACGGCATGGGCATGCTGATCCTCAATGGTGTCAGCAACAATGAACCAAACTTGGTGCAGGGCGTGACCCTGACCGTGGCGGTCGCCTTCATCGTGATCAATGTCGTGGTCGATCTGCTTTACGTGCTGGTCAATCCGCGCATCCGGGATATCTGA
- a CDS encoding dipeptide/oligopeptide/nickel ABC transporter ATP-binding protein, with protein MSTDASEKGEALIELRNVCVDFRIRSSILKPVSLRALDTISLAVHRGRTLGVVGESGSGKSTAAKVLIGLLAPSSGQIFFGGEEVKKFDAKTRKRIGRVVSVVFQDPATALNSRMLVRDALVDPLQVHGIGDDSSRQRRVSELVSLVGLPQSVLDAIPAQLSGGQRQRVAIARALALEPQVIVADEPTSALDVSVRAQILNLLQDLKRELNLGMVFISHDIQTVRHISDDIAVMNRGKVIEYGPGAQVLGSPSQNYTRTLLAAAPSLLHV; from the coding sequence ATGAGCACGGATGCATCCGAAAAGGGCGAGGCCCTTATTGAACTGCGCAACGTCTGCGTCGACTTCCGTATCCGGTCGTCCATTCTGAAGCCGGTTTCGCTTCGTGCACTCGATACTATTTCCCTTGCGGTTCATCGCGGCCGCACCTTGGGTGTAGTGGGCGAATCTGGTTCAGGAAAATCGACCGCTGCGAAAGTGTTGATTGGTCTTCTGGCACCGAGTTCGGGTCAGATTTTCTTTGGCGGCGAAGAGGTCAAGAAGTTCGACGCGAAGACGCGCAAGCGTATTGGTCGGGTGGTGTCGGTTGTGTTCCAAGATCCGGCTACCGCACTCAATTCGCGAATGCTTGTCAGGGATGCGCTGGTTGATCCATTGCAGGTCCACGGCATTGGCGACGACAGCTCGCGTCAGCGTCGCGTCTCTGAGTTGGTTTCTTTGGTCGGTCTGCCGCAATCCGTGCTTGACGCAATTCCAGCTCAACTCTCAGGCGGGCAACGCCAGCGTGTTGCGATTGCTCGCGCTCTCGCACTAGAGCCTCAGGTGATTGTTGCCGATGAGCCGACGTCGGCACTCGACGTTTCGGTTCGGGCGCAGATTCTCAATCTTCTCCAGGACCTCAAGCGCGAGCTTAATTTGGGGATGGTTTTCATTTCCCACGACATTCAGACCGTACGCCACATCTCGGACGATATCGCCGTGATGAACCGCGGCAAGGTCATCGAATATGGACCGGGCGCTCAGGTGCTCGGCTCTCCGTCCCAAAACTACACCCGTACTCTGCTCGCGGCAGCGCCAAGCCTGCTGCACGTTTAG
- a CDS encoding porin family protein, giving the protein MKSQIRILILILSAVSNTGLAGAAEPIAVPISTSASLPIYDEADFDWSGLYAGISAGPALDNDGGALALGAQLGIQTQFDFYLVGAEVAVRGLPGTTGHDAMAYGEILGRAGVIATDSLLVYTAAGYGLDLGPQPNQQVLLGGGLEIPISDSVSLGAQYLRGVPISGGEPTNLITFGANWHF; this is encoded by the coding sequence ATGAAATCGCAAATTCGAATTCTCATTCTGATACTGAGCGCGGTGTCGAACACTGGCTTGGCTGGTGCTGCTGAGCCTATTGCGGTGCCCATATCCACCTCTGCTTCTTTGCCTATCTACGATGAAGCCGACTTTGATTGGTCTGGACTCTACGCCGGGATCAGTGCTGGCCCTGCGCTCGATAATGACGGTGGAGCGTTAGCGCTGGGTGCGCAGCTTGGCATTCAAACCCAGTTCGACTTTTACTTAGTTGGAGCGGAAGTTGCCGTCCGTGGGCTTCCTGGCACCACAGGTCATGACGCTATGGCCTATGGTGAGATCCTTGGCAGGGCAGGGGTTATCGCGACTGATAGCCTACTCGTGTACACAGCAGCCGGGTACGGGCTGGATTTGGGACCTCAGCCAAACCAACAAGTCCTATTAGGCGGCGGGCTCGAAATTCCGATTTCGGACTCGGTTTCCTTGGGTGCGCAATATCTCCGTGGTGTCCCGATCTCCGGTGGGGAGCCCACGAATCTGATCACTTTTGGCGCTAATTGGCATTTTTGA
- a CDS encoding dipeptide/oligopeptide/nickel ABC transporter permease/ATP-binding protein — protein sequence MIRTETTKKLSVPGLSLVGLKNLPLTSKIALFVLALVGFGAVFAPLVSPFDPLATGLTRGPAGPDATHWFGTDRQGRDIFSRLAYGARYSLIIGIAATFVALIAASVLGAIAATASKLVSETLMRVLDMVMSFPGIALAVVFVTVFGQNLPVLVFTIAFLYVPQMTRVIRANIIGQYGDDYVAAVRVMGASTPHILIKHVARNCLAPVLVFATILVADAIVFEASLSFIQAGVPDPEPSWGNVMAAGRQLVMSGSWWSTFFPGMMITITVLALNILAEGMTDAMAAPRARAAINQSQVAAAIDQLTAPKAQGNEAVAGDAVVPLEDRLAELRRIELARTDRLVGDDSKAPLLEVKNLSIAFPRHGNVNVVDEISFSVRPGETVALVGESGCGKSITSLAVMGLLDPRAKITGEILFEGKNLLTMTEKERNALRGKGIAMIYQDALSSLNPAMLIRSQMAQLTSRGGTRTAEDLLTMVGLEPQRILNSYPHELSGGQRQRVLIAMALTRNPRLVIADEPTTALDVTVQKQVVELLNRLREELGFAMLFVSHDLALVAEISHRISVMYAGQMVEQGKTREVLTQPVHEYTRGLLGAVLSIEAGASRLHQVKGTVPSPREFPEGDRFAPRSSDPERNAGVRRVFRQIPNMQHFYAAHPDDALVQPLEQNA from the coding sequence GTGATCCGTACTGAAACCACCAAAAAGCTTTCTGTTCCGGGTTTAAGCCTGGTAGGCCTGAAGAACCTTCCGTTGACGTCCAAGATCGCGCTCTTTGTGCTGGCGCTCGTTGGTTTCGGCGCTGTTTTTGCGCCGCTTGTCTCGCCGTTTGATCCGCTCGCCACCGGGCTAACACGTGGCCCAGCCGGGCCGGACGCAACGCACTGGTTCGGCACTGACCGACAGGGACGCGATATCTTCTCTCGTCTTGCCTATGGCGCCCGCTATTCTCTGATTATCGGTATAGCTGCGACCTTCGTTGCGCTCATTGCCGCCTCTGTCTTGGGCGCAATTGCTGCAACCGCTAGTAAGCTCGTTTCCGAGACGCTTATGCGTGTCCTCGACATGGTCATGTCGTTCCCGGGCATTGCTCTGGCAGTTGTATTCGTCACCGTGTTTGGCCAGAACCTGCCAGTCTTGGTCTTCACCATTGCCTTCCTCTATGTGCCGCAGATGACCCGTGTCATTCGTGCAAATATCATTGGCCAATATGGCGATGACTATGTTGCTGCGGTGCGCGTTATGGGCGCCTCCACACCGCACATTCTGATCAAACACGTCGCTCGAAATTGCTTGGCACCAGTGTTGGTTTTCGCAACCATCCTTGTTGCCGATGCGATTGTGTTTGAAGCTTCGCTCTCCTTTATTCAGGCTGGTGTTCCCGACCCGGAGCCAAGTTGGGGTAATGTGATGGCCGCCGGTCGTCAGCTCGTCATGTCCGGCAGCTGGTGGTCGACTTTCTTCCCCGGCATGATGATTACGATTACAGTTTTGGCGCTCAATATTCTTGCCGAAGGCATGACGGACGCCATGGCGGCACCTCGTGCTCGCGCAGCGATCAACCAGAGCCAAGTTGCAGCCGCGATCGATCAGCTCACTGCGCCAAAGGCCCAGGGTAATGAGGCGGTAGCGGGTGACGCGGTCGTCCCACTCGAGGATCGTCTTGCCGAACTCCGACGCATTGAGTTGGCCCGAACGGATCGCCTCGTGGGTGACGACAGCAAGGCTCCACTTCTCGAAGTTAAGAACCTTTCGATAGCCTTCCCAAGACACGGCAATGTCAACGTCGTGGACGAGATCTCCTTCTCGGTTCGTCCGGGAGAGACCGTTGCGCTCGTTGGCGAAAGTGGTTGCGGCAAGTCCATCACGTCGCTTGCGGTTATGGGTCTTCTTGATCCGAGGGCGAAAATCACGGGCGAGATTCTGTTTGAAGGTAAGAACCTTCTCACCATGACCGAGAAGGAGCGCAATGCTCTGCGCGGTAAGGGCATCGCCATGATTTATCAGGACGCGCTGTCGTCGCTGAACCCGGCTATGTTGATCCGCAGCCAGATGGCCCAGCTCACCTCGCGTGGTGGGACCCGCACGGCTGAAGACCTGCTCACCATGGTTGGACTTGAGCCACAGCGTATCCTCAATTCGTATCCGCATGAGCTTTCGGGTGGACAGCGGCAACGCGTACTTATCGCCATGGCGCTTACCCGCAATCCGCGTCTGGTCATCGCCGACGAACCGACTACGGCACTCGACGTGACCGTACAGAAGCAAGTGGTTGAACTGCTCAATCGTCTGCGCGAAGAACTCGGCTTTGCAATGCTCTTCGTGTCTCACGATCTGGCCTTGGTTGCTGAAATCTCCCACCGCATTTCGGTGATGTATGCTGGCCAGATGGTTGAGCAGGGTAAAACCCGTGAGGTTCTGACTCAGCCGGTGCACGAATACACCCGTGGCTTGCTTGGTGCTGTTCTCAGCATCGAAGCGGGTGCTTCCCGACTTCACCAGGTGAAGGGCACAGTACCTTCTCCGCGTGAATTCCCGGAAGGCGATCGTTTCGCACCACGGTCATCTGACCCTGAGCGCAATGCGGGTGTGCGTCGGGTCTTCCGCCAAATACCAAACATGCAGCATTTTTATGCAGCTCATCCCGATGACGCCTTGGTTCAACCTTTGGAGCAAAACGCATGA
- a CDS encoding sugar kinase, with protein sequence MTSTSNKAGAVLSLGRIYCDMVFRGLDGMPQLGREIFADDFALTPGGGALITAAHVAAHGRPSAVVARFGTDPLSRTLGGEIETLGLELQFLDRHETAGPQLTVVIVNSGDRAFLSRRAGYARPETFETAIAWDQAAHLHIAEYATLYEMQDAVALAKAQGLTVSLDPSWDDTLIKDPLFFERAKDVDLFLPNLEEAQALTGDTDPAAALAKLASHFPVVALKLGGDGAMLACEGEVIARSSAKVEVVDTTGAGDAFNAGFIDAWLNGQPKEVCLEAAILAGTRSVQASGGTGSLRAAS encoded by the coding sequence ATGACATCGACTTCGAACAAAGCCGGGGCTGTTCTCAGCCTCGGCCGTATATATTGCGACATGGTGTTTCGCGGCCTCGACGGCATGCCGCAACTGGGGCGCGAAATCTTCGCTGATGATTTCGCTTTAACCCCAGGTGGTGGTGCGCTGATCACGGCTGCTCATGTTGCAGCGCATGGTCGGCCCTCAGCAGTCGTGGCACGCTTTGGCACGGATCCGCTTTCGCGCACCTTGGGTGGTGAGATCGAGACGCTTGGGCTGGAATTGCAGTTCCTTGATCGGCACGAAACTGCTGGTCCGCAGTTGACTGTGGTTATCGTCAATAGCGGTGATCGCGCCTTTCTCTCGCGTCGTGCGGGCTATGCACGCCCGGAAACCTTTGAGACCGCAATCGCCTGGGATCAGGCAGCGCATTTGCATATTGCCGAATATGCAACGCTTTACGAAATGCAGGATGCTGTCGCTCTGGCGAAGGCGCAGGGACTGACCGTGTCTCTCGACCCGAGTTGGGATGACACGCTTATCAAGGATCCATTGTTCTTTGAACGTGCAAAAGATGTGGATCTGTTTTTGCCAAATCTGGAAGAAGCGCAGGCCCTGACCGGGGATACAGATCCGGCCGCGGCACTGGCTAAGCTGGCATCGCATTTCCCCGTTGTTGCACTCAAGCTAGGGGGCGACGGGGCTATGCTGGCCTGCGAAGGTGAGGTGATCGCCCGCAGCAGTGCAAAGGTTGAGGTGGTCGATACGACCGGCGCTGGCGATGCCTTTAATGCCGGGTTTATCGACGCTTGGCTGAATGGCCAGCCGAAGGAGGTATGCCTCGAGGCGGCGATACTGGCGGGTACGCGTTCAGTCCAAGCGTCTGGCGGTACGGGAAGCCTGCGTGCGGCGTCCTAA
- a CDS encoding putative N-acetylmannosamine-6-phosphate 2-epimerase, translating to MDILSRIRGGLVASCQPVDDGPMDRPEIVAAMAQACVAGGAVALRIEGVDNLKATRPLVNVPIIAIVKSDLEDSPVRITVRVSEAIALAEAGADIIAYDATDRARPDSKEAVLAAILGAGKIAMADSSTLADGKLALAGGAQILGTTMSGYTEATAGNNDGPDFRLIRDFKALGAFVMAEGRLNSPDLAAAAMQSGADAVTVGSALTRLEHVTSWFADAIRSAK from the coding sequence GTGGACATTTTGAGCCGCATCCGTGGGGGCCTGGTGGCCTCGTGTCAGCCAGTAGATGACGGTCCGATGGATCGCCCAGAGATTGTTGCGGCCATGGCGCAGGCCTGTGTCGCCGGTGGCGCTGTTGCTCTTCGCATTGAAGGTGTCGACAATCTCAAGGCGACCCGCCCGCTGGTCAATGTCCCGATCATTGCCATTGTAAAATCTGATCTCGAAGACAGCCCTGTTCGCATTACCGTGCGTGTTTCGGAAGCTATCGCTTTGGCAGAAGCCGGTGCCGACATAATAGCCTATGACGCGACTGACCGCGCGCGTCCTGACAGCAAGGAAGCAGTGCTGGCTGCTATTCTCGGAGCCGGGAAAATTGCGATGGCAGACAGTTCGACTCTTGCTGATGGCAAGCTAGCGCTCGCTGGTGGTGCGCAGATTTTGGGCACGACCATGTCCGGCTACACCGAGGCAACAGCCGGGAATAACGATGGACCGGATTTCCGGCTTATCCGCGACTTCAAAGCCTTAGGTGCATTTGTTATGGCTGAAGGCCGCCTTAATTCACCTGACTTGGCCGCAGCAGCCATGCAATCTGGTGCAGACGCGGTTACCGTTGGTAGTGCCTTGACGCGTCTCGAACATGTTACCTCTTGGTTCGCTGACGCCATTCGGAGCGCAAAATGA
- a CDS encoding ABC transporter substrate-binding protein: MTSRSQGISRRALCLAAGAFASMSLFGASASFAQVNTDNIDLDATIQAGIAYGLSGTFDPLNASGAVTVAANWHTMEGLVDLDPVTRQPYAALAAEMPTSADGLEYIVKLREGAVFHDGTPVTAEDVVFSAQRVLDPNSNSLFRSFVAFIDKVEVVDATTVKFTNKYPFSLFNERIGSIKIVPKALVEADPEAFGKLPTGTGPYKLISAVPEAEIVFERNEAYTGNRPALAADMVWNLIADPTARVNALSSGTIQAMEDVPYIDVDAVAATAELEKAQSFGLLFAMFDTTKAPFNDVRVRQAFMYAIDMDKVIGTGMLDNASAAKGFLPETHPNFHEASTVYSLNQEKAKSLLAEAGVPSLDITLMSTDHGWVKDVAPIIKESLDAVGINTTLDIGQSGGQYVKVDAGEMQVMIAPGDPSVFGNDPDILMQWWFGDNIWPTTRYRWAESEGYAELTQLLADAQKLSGEEQTAKWNEAMDLLSEEVVLYPLLHRQLPTAWNPDELEGFAPVPTTGLSFLDVGVKK; the protein is encoded by the coding sequence GTGACTTCGCGTTCTCAAGGGATTTCTCGCCGCGCTCTCTGCCTTGCTGCAGGTGCTTTCGCCTCAATGTCGCTGTTTGGCGCATCGGCCAGCTTTGCGCAGGTAAATACTGATAATATCGACCTCGATGCCACCATTCAGGCCGGTATCGCTTACGGTCTCTCTGGCACTTTCGATCCGCTCAATGCGTCGGGTGCGGTCACTGTGGCTGCCAATTGGCACACCATGGAAGGCTTGGTTGATCTCGACCCGGTCACCCGTCAGCCTTACGCTGCCCTGGCTGCAGAAATGCCGACCAGTGCTGATGGTCTCGAGTACATCGTTAAGCTGCGTGAGGGCGCTGTTTTTCATGACGGCACCCCAGTCACTGCAGAAGACGTTGTCTTCTCGGCTCAGCGTGTGCTGGATCCAAACTCGAACTCGCTGTTCCGCTCATTCGTAGCGTTCATCGATAAGGTGGAAGTCGTTGATGCAACGACTGTAAAGTTCACCAACAAGTACCCATTCTCGCTTTTCAACGAGCGTATCGGTTCGATCAAGATCGTTCCGAAGGCACTGGTTGAGGCAGATCCGGAAGCGTTCGGTAAGCTCCCGACTGGTACGGGTCCTTACAAGCTGATTTCGGCAGTGCCGGAAGCGGAAATTGTGTTTGAACGTAATGAGGCTTACACCGGCAATCGTCCTGCGCTTGCAGCCGATATGGTTTGGAACCTCATCGCCGATCCTACTGCGCGTGTGAATGCTCTGTCGTCTGGCACAATTCAGGCGATGGAAGACGTTCCTTACATCGACGTTGACGCGGTAGCTGCGACTGCTGAGCTTGAAAAGGCCCAGTCGTTCGGTCTGCTCTTCGCGATGTTTGACACCACGAAGGCGCCGTTCAACGATGTTCGTGTTCGTCAGGCGTTTATGTATGCGATCGACATGGATAAGGTCATTGGCACTGGCATGCTCGACAACGCATCCGCTGCTAAGGGCTTCCTTCCAGAAACGCACCCGAACTTCCACGAAGCTTCGACGGTCTATTCGCTGAACCAAGAAAAGGCCAAGTCGCTTCTCGCTGAAGCGGGTGTTCCTTCGCTTGATATCACGCTGATGAGCACTGATCATGGTTGGGTGAAGGATGTTGCGCCAATCATCAAGGAAAGCCTTGATGCTGTTGGTATCAACACCACGCTCGACATCGGTCAGTCCGGCGGTCAGTACGTTAAGGTCGATGCTGGCGAAATGCAGGTCATGATCGCCCCTGGTGATCCATCTGTGTTCGGCAATGACCCAGACATTCTGATGCAGTGGTGGTTTGGCGACAACATCTGGCCAACCACGCGCTACCGTTGGGCTGAAAGCGAAGGCTACGCCGAGCTGACTCAGCTGCTTGCCGACGCACAGAAGCTGTCCGGTGAAGAGCAGACTGCAAAGTGGAACGAAGCCATGGATCTTCTTTCTGAAGAAGTCGTGCTCTATCCGCTGCTGCACCGCCAGCTGCCGACGGCTTGGAACCCAGACGAACTCGAGGGCTTTGCACCAGTTCCAACCACTGGTCTGTCCTTCCTCGATGTTGGCGTGAAGAAGTAA
- a CDS encoding GntR family transcriptional regulator, with protein MSEPTDSTNSPLRMRRSTTAEQIKHLIMQRGLRPGDAIPTEAELCNDLGVSRSSVREAIRTLATLDIVEVRHGHGTVVGNMSLTPLVETLVFRGALTPGDDLEALREVIELRRVLDLAFTDAVVDAHKGKANPIIERLVTNMVERSNNNEPFLSDDRLFHSEMLSPVGNPLAVQLVAAFWDIHTAVLPKLDLALPDDMRQTAQAHSDLYWSAQRGDHEGYRHAVIAHYDPLVRMLQKQAKS; from the coding sequence ATGAGCGAACCGACTGACAGCACCAATAGCCCATTGCGGATGCGCCGCTCGACCACTGCCGAACAGATCAAGCACCTGATTATGCAAAGGGGTTTGCGGCCAGGGGATGCCATCCCGACCGAGGCGGAGCTCTGTAACGATCTTGGGGTTTCCCGCTCATCGGTGCGCGAGGCGATTCGCACTTTGGCCACACTCGACATCGTGGAAGTCAGGCATGGTCATGGCACAGTCGTGGGGAATATGAGCCTGACCCCACTTGTCGAGACACTTGTGTTTCGCGGCGCGCTAACACCCGGCGATGATCTTGAGGCGCTGCGTGAAGTGATCGAACTTCGTCGAGTGCTGGACTTGGCATTCACCGACGCTGTGGTGGACGCTCACAAAGGCAAGGCGAACCCGATCATCGAACGGCTCGTCACGAACATGGTTGAGCGCTCCAATAACAATGAACCCTTTTTGAGTGACGACAGGCTCTTCCACTCTGAAATGCTGTCACCGGTTGGCAATCCGTTGGCCGTTCAACTCGTCGCAGCTTTCTGGGACATCCATACGGCCGTCTTGCCGAAACTTGATCTGGCCCTTCCAGACGACATGCGCCAAACAGCGCAAGCGCATAGCGACCTCTATTGGTCGGCACAACGCGGAGACCATGAAGGCTACCGCCATGCCGTGATCGCTCACTATGATCCACTGGTGCGCATGCTGCAGAAGCAGGCGAAGTCGTAG
- a CDS encoding dihydrodipicolinate synthase family protein, with protein sequence MSKHVYHGIVPPVVTPLNADGTVNFDDLTNLVEYLIASGVHGLFALGSTGQVCYLSEEDRVAIVRHIAKVNAGRVPIIAGAMEVSPQTVIRTANKMIEAGADSIVTTAPMYTINDEAEVADHFRIIKAGISVPLFAYDIPVRVHKKLSPKLLVQLGKEGVIAGVKDSSGDDVSFRRLIAYNEAAGKPLVLFTGHEMVVDAMALIGADGAVPGAANYEAAAYVRLWDAAKAGDYATAVKEQKFINDLFEVVFVPAGRSGDATGVGAFKVVMAARGIISSATMTAPLKGLDAETTAKIEKIARDLGVIS encoded by the coding sequence ATGTCTAAGCACGTTTATCACGGCATCGTTCCTCCAGTCGTCACACCGCTCAATGCGGACGGCACCGTCAATTTTGACGATCTCACCAACCTCGTCGAGTACCTGATTGCCTCCGGCGTGCACGGCCTATTCGCCCTCGGCTCGACCGGCCAGGTCTGCTATTTGTCTGAGGAAGATCGCGTCGCGATCGTTCGCCACATCGCCAAGGTCAACGCTGGTCGCGTTCCGATTATCGCTGGCGCGATGGAAGTCTCCCCGCAGACCGTCATTCGCACCGCCAATAAGATGATTGAAGCCGGCGCAGACTCCATCGTGACCACCGCGCCAATGTACACCATCAACGATGAAGCTGAAGTGGCTGACCACTTCCGCATCATCAAGGCGGGTATTTCGGTTCCACTGTTCGCCTACGACATTCCGGTGCGCGTTCACAAAAAGCTGTCGCCTAAGCTGCTCGTTCAGCTCGGTAAGGAAGGCGTCATTGCTGGCGTGAAGGACTCTTCGGGCGACGACGTGTCGTTCCGTCGCCTCATTGCCTACAACGAAGCTGCCGGTAAGCCATTGGTACTGTTCACCGGTCACGAAATGGTTGTTGATGCCATGGCTCTTATCGGTGCCGATGGTGCCGTTCCTGGCGCTGCGAACTACGAAGCAGCGGCGTACGTCCGTTTGTGGGACGCTGCTAAGGCTGGCGACTACGCGACTGCCGTCAAGGAACAGAAGTTCATCAACGATCTTTTCGAAGTCGTTTTTGTACCGGCTGGTCGCTCGGGTGACGCTACCGGTGTTGGCGCGTTCAAGGTCGTTATGGCCGCACGCGGCATTATTTCGTCGGCAACGATGACCGCGCCTCTGAAGGGTTTGGATGCGGAAACTACTGCCAAGATTGAAAAGATCGCCCGCGATCTCGGCGTGATCAGTTAA
- a CDS encoding YigZ family protein, which translates to MTDRFTLINTATFRQDIKKSCFIALAAPIASEADAKQFLTESAATDAGHNCWAWRLGQAYRFSDDGEPSGTAGKPILQAIDGQNLDGVVVNVSRWFGGVLLGSGGLIRAYGGTAAQCLRNAEKAQLIAMSTVKITVPFEDVALLQARIPTFPYASISAQDFTATGANLTIAVARDAAEELRAYAINSTRGRALVFAQDES; encoded by the coding sequence ATGACGGACCGTTTCACGCTCATCAACACTGCAACATTTCGGCAGGACATTAAGAAGAGTTGCTTCATCGCCCTGGCTGCTCCCATTGCATCAGAGGCGGACGCGAAGCAATTTCTAACGGAGAGTGCCGCAACTGATGCGGGGCATAATTGTTGGGCATGGCGCCTCGGCCAAGCCTATCGCTTCAGTGATGACGGCGAACCGAGTGGCACAGCAGGAAAGCCGATACTGCAGGCCATTGACGGTCAGAATTTAGATGGCGTCGTCGTCAACGTGTCGCGATGGTTTGGGGGCGTACTCCTCGGCAGTGGCGGACTAATCAGAGCTTATGGCGGAACCGCCGCCCAATGCTTGCGAAACGCCGAGAAAGCTCAGTTGATCGCAATGAGCACCGTCAAGATTACGGTGCCATTCGAGGACGTAGCACTCCTTCAAGCGCGCATCCCTACGTTTCCCTATGCCAGCATTTCGGCACAAGACTTCACCGCGACAGGTGCGAACCTGACAATTGCTGTGGCTCGTGACGCCGCCGAGGAACTGCGGGCTTACGCCATCAACAGTACCCGCGGCCGCGCCTTAGTCTTTGCGCAGGACGAAAGCTGA